A window from Gottschalkiaceae bacterium SANA encodes these proteins:
- a CDS encoding MATE family efflux transporter — MERKKLVKQTFSLALPAITDMFIQMLFGIVDMAMVGSIGAFAIAAIGLSDMPMMTIMSVFAAISVGATALSARAIGAKKPKEANQICAQSLLMNATLAVIAFALIMVLASWIIRAMGADAEIYPYSLAYLRITAFSLPFMANNLVLSGVLRGSGDTKTPMKFNAFGLILNVILNFLLIFPSRDLSVLGFTVWMPGMGLGVTGAALGTTIARTTSSVVWLINLAQGKFLVHVRMPDLMRFDIPLIRRILNIGLPAAIEQFLMRLGQLMYSRLVVSLGTLMFAAHRITITAESLSFYIGFGFSLAGTTLVGQYLGANDSKTAERSGHIAASMGILFMSSVGLIFFLFPELVIRIFTDEEEIIQVAKVCLRIVAVAQPFLAAVMAYSGSLRGAGDTRAVLWITLIGIWGVRVFGTYLVIRAGYGLAAAWVMMTLDLIVRGSLLFGRFMKGKWKTLKV, encoded by the coding sequence ATGGAAAGAAAAAAACTAGTAAAACAGACATTTTCACTGGCCTTGCCAGCAATTACAGACATGTTTATTCAGATGCTCTTCGGTATTGTGGATATGGCCATGGTTGGAAGCATAGGTGCCTTTGCCATTGCAGCAATTGGGCTTAGCGATATGCCCATGATGACAATTATGTCGGTTTTTGCCGCGATATCCGTTGGAGCAACCGCGCTTTCCGCGAGGGCGATTGGCGCAAAAAAACCAAAAGAGGCCAATCAGATTTGTGCGCAATCTTTATTGATGAACGCGACCCTTGCCGTGATTGCATTTGCATTGATCATGGTCCTGGCCAGTTGGATTATTCGGGCCATGGGAGCGGATGCAGAAATTTATCCCTATAGCCTGGCATACTTGAGAATCACAGCCTTTAGTCTGCCTTTTATGGCAAACAATTTGGTTTTATCCGGGGTGCTCAGGGGCAGTGGTGACACAAAAACCCCCATGAAGTTTAATGCCTTTGGCTTGATTTTAAATGTGATTTTGAACTTTTTATTGATCTTTCCTTCTCGAGACCTAAGTGTTTTGGGTTTTACGGTTTGGATGCCTGGTATGGGTCTTGGGGTGACGGGTGCTGCTTTGGGCACGACCATTGCTCGAACCACCTCTAGCGTGGTTTGGCTGATTAATCTGGCGCAGGGCAAGTTTTTGGTACATGTGCGCATGCCCGATCTTATGCGATTTGATATCCCCTTGATTCGACGTATACTGAATATTGGCTTGCCAGCCGCCATAGAACAATTTCTGATGCGACTGGGTCAGTTGATGTATTCGCGTTTGGTTGTGAGCTTGGGTACCCTCATGTTTGCGGCCCATCGAATCACCATTACGGCAGAGTCCTTGTCCTTTTATATCGGATTTGGATTTTCACTGGCAGGAACGACCCTAGTTGGACAATACTTGGGTGCGAACGATTCGAAAACAGCGGAAAGAAGTGGTCATATAGCCGCATCCATGGGCATTCTCTTTATGAGCAGCGTGGGATTGATCTTTTTCCTTTTTCCCGAACTGGTGATTCGGATCTTTACCGATGAAGAAGAGATTATTCAGGTTGCAAAGGTCTGTCTTCGAATTGTGGCAGTCGCTCAACCGTTTTTGGCGGCAGTTATGGCTTATTCCGGCAGCCTTAGGGGTGCTGGAGATACCCGCGCGGTCTTGTGGATTACTTTGATTGGCATCTGGGGTGTACGGGTTTTTGGTACCTATTTGGTCATACGAGCGGGTTATGGATTGGCAGCTGCTTGGGTTATGATGACTTTAGATTTGATTGTGCGGGGGAGTTTGCTTTTTGGTCGATTTATGAAGGGCAAATGGAAAACATTGAAGGTTTAG
- a CDS encoding metallophosphoesterase produces MIKILVVSDTHGMIEHAVEGIRKEGPFDRMIHLGDQVEDAIRLKSWLGIEHLDVCAGNCDYPSEGVSEKVITIDGVTIFMTHGHKYGVKYTMDRLFYRAEEAGAKIALYGHTHQRRMVEEKGITMFNPGSLSLPRDWKMKRKSFGTILIEDGRFHMEYKYLK; encoded by the coding sequence ATGATTAAAATCTTAGTGGTTTCAGATACCCATGGCATGATTGAACATGCTGTGGAGGGCATTAGAAAAGAGGGTCCTTTCGATCGAATGATTCATTTGGGTGATCAGGTGGAGGATGCCATCCGATTGAAGAGTTGGCTGGGAATTGAACATTTGGATGTCTGTGCAGGGAATTGCGATTATCCCAGCGAAGGCGTCAGCGAGAAAGTAATAACGATTGATGGAGTCACGATTTTTATGACCCACGGCCACAAGTATGGTGTGAAATATACCATGGATCGATTGTTTTACCGTGCAGAGGAAGCGGGGGCGAAAATTGCCCTCTACGGCCATACTCATCAACGAAGAATGGTGGAGGAAAAAGGCATCACAATGTTTAATCCTGGCTCGTTAAGCTTGCCCAGGGATTGGAAAATGAAACGTAAGAGTTTTGGGACTATTCTGATAGAAGATGGGCGATTTCACATGGAATACAAATACTTGAAATAA
- a CDS encoding hypothetical protein (possible pseudo due to internal stop codon), whose protein sequence is MKKIILSSSNPHKIGELRSILKGLPIEVISKKEAGFGDLEVIEDGDTLEANAKKKALAMAERSQEIILADDTGLFVDALDGAPGVYSARFAGEDCSYADNNKKLLSALTGIPEAKRGAHFETVIAIVWQDGSVQTVKGRCDGVIGFEAQGDNGFGYDPLFVVSGTKRTFAQMKDEEKNQISHRANALRKLREVFEERL, encoded by the coding sequence AAGATTGGAGAGCTCAGAAGTATTCTAAAGGGATTGCCGATTGAGGTGATCTCGAAAAAAGAAGCAGGATTTGGCGATCTAGAAGTCATTGAAGATGGAGATACCTTGGAGGCGAATGCCAAGAAAAAGGCGCTGGCCATGGCGGAAAGAAGTCAAGAAATTATTCTTGCGGATGATACGGGTTTGTTTGTTGATGCTCTAGATGGCGCCCCAGGCGTTTATTCGGCACGTTTTGCAGGTGAAGACTGTTCTTATGCAGATAACAACAAAAAGCTTTTGTCAGCGCTAACAGGCATTCCTGAAGCGAAACGAGGCGCGCATTTTGAAACCGTTATTGCGATTGTCTGGCAAGATGGAAGTGTACAGACTGTCAAAGGTCGCTGCGATGGAGTCATTGGCTTTGAGGCGCAGGGCGATAACGGCTTTGGCTACGATCCTCTTTTCGTTGTAAGTGGCACGAAACGAACTTTCGCCCAGATGAAGGATGAAGAGAAAAACCAAATTAGTCACCGCGCCAATGCACTCAGGAAGTTGCGAGAGGTATTTGAAGAACGATTATGA